In Oreochromis niloticus isolate F11D_XX linkage group LG18, O_niloticus_UMD_NMBU, whole genome shotgun sequence, one genomic interval encodes:
- the LOC100707682 gene encoding LOW QUALITY PROTEIN: RNA-binding protein MEX3B (The sequence of the model RefSeq protein was modified relative to this genomic sequence to represent the inferred CDS: deleted 2 bases in 1 codon) gives MDHDVVISSQHNGVGLSRETDQESREEDHQEALRFALDQLSLMAMEKVDCGGGGSSGLVDSLDGTQVPGPENCNGVSGGGFVDLQMLDHPSGSRDSPSSCSPSPEYYGSGGYHMAGSHAMLHGEPNSVLCSRKRSVNMTECVPVPSSEHVAEIVGRQGCKIKALRAKTNTYIKTPVRGEDPVFIVTGRREDVEMAKREIVSAAEHFSMIRASRCKAGGGGGGGSLPGPPNLPGQTTIQVRVPYRVVGLVVGPKGATIKRIQQQTHTYIVTPSREKDPVFEVTGMPENVDRAREEIETHITLRTGTFVDLQGDNDFHTNGTDVSLEGLGSLSGGLGATLWSRATSHHSAPPPPPSSPPSALSMSVHHSSGRKMSSSVPYHTHNGGMSADSFSTTRKATEGGSPSSPFSTGSSSAGGFTFGGDSTPGLPSSDELGFEFSASNIWAPFVNSGSGNKTGSSSQQQPLRRNSSGLSGGAITPRLSPTLPQDTGVVPLWITRLPVVLKATPSALSLGCSLAAQAAAPSLERRAPAPAAPRPVTPPARPPPSPADRLPTPREAAVAWVSPLGCSRLKGSSGSGVAGLVGVGPGVNRDCFVCFESEVTAALVPCGHNLFCMECAGQICQSAEPECPVCHTPTTQCIRIFS, from the exons ATGGACCACGACGTGGTGATCAGCAGCCAACACAACGGGGTTGGTCTGTCCAGGGAAACGGATCAGGAGTCCCGGGAGGAGGACCACCAAGAGGCGCTTCGCTTCGCCCTGGACCAGCTGTCACTGATGGCTATGGAGAAGGTGGACTGTGGGGGCGGCGGAAGCAGCGGGCTTGTGGACAGCCTGGATGGGACCCAGGTTCCCGGACCCGAGAATTGCAACGGTGTGAGTGGAGGGGGGTTTGTGGATCTACAAATGCTGGACCATCCCAGCGGGTCTCGGGACTCACCGTCGTCCTGCTCTCCATCTCCGGAGTACTATGGCTCAGGGGGGTACCACATGGCCGGCTCCCACGCCATGCTCCACGGGGAACCAAACTCCGTCCTCTGCAGCAGGAAAAGAAGTGTCAACATGACCGAGTGTGTGCCCGTCCCCAGCTCCGAGCATGTGGCTGAGATAGTGGGCAGACAAG GTTGTAAGATCAAGGCCCTGCGTGCCAAAACAAACACCTACATAAAGACTCCGGTGCGAGGCGAGGATCCTGTGTTCATCGTGACGGGACGCAGGGAGGATGTGGAGATGGCCAAGCGTGAAATTGTGTCTGCAGCAGAGCACTTCTCTATGATCAGGGCGTCCCGCTGCAAAGCTGGAGGGGGTGGAGGAGGCGGTTCCCTTCCCGGACCACCAAACCTACCTGGACAGACGACTATACAG GTTAGAGTGCCATACAGAGTAGTCGGTTTAGTTGTTGGACCAAAAGGGGCAACAATCAAGCGCATCCAGCAGCAGACTCACACCTACATCGTGACACCGAGTCGAGAAAAAGACCCTGTGTTCGAGGTGACTGGGATGCCAGAGAACGTGGACAGAGCGAGAGAGGAGATCGAGACTCACATCACCCTGCGAACTGGAACCTTTGTAGACCTCCAGGGAGACAATGACTTCCACACTAATGGCACTGATGTCAGTCTTGAAGGCCTCGGCTCCCTGAGTGGGGGACTGGGGGCGACTTTGTGGTCCAGGGCAACTAGCCACCATTctgccccccctcctcctccatcatccccaccttctgctctttccATGTCCGTGCACCACTCCTCCGGCAGGAAGATGTCCTCATCGGTTCCCTATCACACGCACAATGGGGGGATGAgcgcagacagcttcagcaccACCCGGAAGGCCACCGAGGGAGGCAGTCCCTCTAGCCCTTTTAGCACAGGCTCCAGCAGCGCTGGGGGATTCACTTTTGGGGGTGACTCCACCCCAGGACTGCCTTCGTCAGACGAGCTGGGCTTCGAGTTCAGTGCTTCCAACATCTGGGCGCCTTTCGTCAACAGCGGATCGGGCAATAAGACGGGCAGCTCCTCCCAGCAGCAGCCTCTGCGTCGCAATAGCAGCGGCCTCAGCGGCGGGGCCATCACTCCACGATTGTCCCCGACTCTGCCTCAGGACACAGGCGTGGTCCCCCTCTGGATCACCCGCTTGCCCGTCGTGCTCAAAGCGACCCCCTCAGCACTCTCTCTTGGCTGCAGTCTGGCAGCACAGGCGGCGGCTCCTTCTCTGGAGCGTCGAGCTCCAGCTCCGGCGGCTCCTCGACCGGTTACTCCTCCTGCTCGGCCTCCTCCCTCCCCGGCGGATCGCCTACCGACTCCGAGGGAGGCGGCAGTGGCGTGGGTCTCACCTCTGGGATGC AGCCGACTGAAAGGCAGCTCTGGCTCTGGGGTTGCGGGTCTGGTTGGGGTCGGCCCCGGGGTCAACAGGGACTGTTTCGTTTGTTTCGAGAGCGAGGTGACGGCAGCCCTGGTGCCCTGCGGCCACAACCTGTTCTGCATGGAGTGCGCCGGGCAGATCTGCCAGTCAGCGGAGCCAGAATGCCCCGTCTGTCACACTCCTACCACACAGTGCATCCGCATCTTCTCGTAA